The Ramlibacter pinisoli genome segment ACCAGGGCTGGGCCAGCGGACTGGCCGGAACGGCGAACACCAGCACCGCCGAGGCCCCCAGCGGCGCGACCAGCCAGGCCGTCGCGGCGCCGTGGCCGGACAGCAGGCGGCTGAAGAGGGCGGCCAGCAGGATGCCGATGCCGGCACCCGCCACGGCGCGGGCGAGTTCCTTCGAGTCGATGCCCACCGGGGCCGGCCGCAGGCGGGCCAGCCAGGCCCGCCAACGGTTCGGCGCGGCGGCGGAGGCGGCGAAGGCGATGGAGTCGGATGAGGTAGGTGGCATGTGCACGATTCCGGGGCGCGGCAGGCACCACGGGCCGGGCATTCTCGCCGATGGGCGGCCGCCGACATGGCGGCCGGTAAAATCGGGCTAACGTGGCAGGCCGTATCGACGGCCCGCCTTCCGCCCCACCCGGGCGAAGCTCTTCGCACAACCCATGTCGCCCAACCTGCACCCCATGCTCAACGTGGCCACGAAGGCCGCACGCGCCGCCGGCGCCATCATCAACCGGGCCGCGCTCGACATCGAGGCCGTCCGCGTGTCTCAGAAACAGGTGAACGACTTCGTCACCGAAGTCGACCACGCGAGCGAGGCCGCCGTCATCGAGACGCTCCTCACCGCCTACCCCGACCACGGCATCCTGGCCGAGGAAAGCGGCCGGGAGCATGGCAAGCAGGGCAGCGACTTCGTCTGGATCATCGATCCGCTCGACGGCACCACCAACTTCATCCACGGCTTCCCGGTCTATTGCGTCAGCATCGCGCTGGCGGTCAAGGGCCGCGTCGAGCAGGCCGTCATCTACGACCCGACCCGCAACGACCTGTTCACGGCCACCCGTGGCCGCGGCGCGTTCATGAACGAGCGCCGCATCCGGGTGTCCAAGCGCACCGAGCTGTCGCGCTGCCTCATCTCCACCGGCTTCCCGTTCCGCCCGGGCGACAACTTCAACAACTACCTGCGCATGATGGCCGACGTGATGCAGCGCACGGCCGGCCTGCGCCGCCCCGGCGCGGCCGCGCTCGACCTGGCCTACGTCGCCGCCGGCTTCACCGACGGCTTCTTCGAGACCGGCCTGTCGCCCTGGGACGTGGCGGCCGGCTCGCTGCTGGTCACCGAGGCCGGAGGCCTGATCGGCAACTTCACCGGCGAGGCCGACTTCATGGACCAGAAGGAATGCGTGGCGGGCAACCCGCGCGTGTACGGCCAGCTGGTGGGCATGCTGTCGAAGTACAGCAAGTTCGCCAGCGCCGGCGAGAAGGCCTCGGTGCGCAACGCTCCCAGCCTGGTGGCACCGGACAGCACGCCCACGGCCGACACGCGGGACGCCGCCGACGACGCCCCGTTTTGAACGTCATGACCGGCTTGCTGGCCGAGTTGCTGCACGAGGACCCGTGGACCGCCACGGCGCTGCTGGCGCTGGGCGCGGTCTTGGTGGCGCTGCTGGTGCACACCATCGTGGGGGGGCTGCTTCGGCGCGCCACCCGCGGGGCGCCCATCCTGCACGCCATGCTGGTCAGCGTGCAGGGAGCGGCCGGCGCGGCCCTGCCGCTGTT includes the following:
- a CDS encoding inositol monophosphatase family protein, yielding MSPNLHPMLNVATKAARAAGAIINRAALDIEAVRVSQKQVNDFVTEVDHASEAAVIETLLTAYPDHGILAEESGREHGKQGSDFVWIIDPLDGTTNFIHGFPVYCVSIALAVKGRVEQAVIYDPTRNDLFTATRGRGAFMNERRIRVSKRTELSRCLISTGFPFRPGDNFNNYLRMMADVMQRTAGLRRPGAAALDLAYVAAGFTDGFFETGLSPWDVAAGSLLVTEAGGLIGNFTGEADFMDQKECVAGNPRVYGQLVGMLSKYSKFASAGEKASVRNAPSLVAPDSTPTADTRDAADDAPF